The Acidimicrobiia bacterium genome contains the following window.
CGGGCGGCTGGAATCCGTCGGCGGTGTCAAGCAGATGGAGCGACTGCTCGAGTCGGATGAGGCACTCACCGCCGCTTTTGCCCGGCGGCACGAGAGTTACGCAGCAGAACGCGATGCCCTCGTCCCTGCCGATGCGCCGCTCAGACCGGAAGGGGGCGTTGCCGGGTTGCGACGGGGGGTCAAGTGCCTCCATGCCCATTACGGCGACTTTGCGGCGGGCGGTGACAACCCGGTTGGAGCGCTCGTGGCGCCGTGGGTGGAGCCGCTCGACTGTGCCCGGCCCTGTGTGGTCGGGGACGGCGCAGATGTTGCGTGGAATCCGGCGTGGCGTGAACCGAAGTGACGGTCGCTGCAGTAGATATCGGCACCAACTCCGTACGTCTGCTCGTTCTCGACGAGACCGGCAGGGAGCTCGAGAGAATCGTGAAGGTCGTCGGGTTGGGCCGCGGGGTCGATCGGAGCGGATCGCTGTCCGAGGACGCAATGGATCGCACGGTGGAGGTTCTCGGCGAGTTCGGTCGTCGAACACGGCTGTTGGATGCATCGAGAGTTCGGGTTGTTGCGACCTCGGCCAGTCGGGACGCCGCCAACAGTGAACTGTTCCTCGACCGGGCAGAAACAGCACTTGGAGTTCGACCGGAAGTCATCTCGGGCGTGGAGGAGGCACGGCTCACCTTCGCGGGTGCCGTGGGTTCCGTCGAGGACGCAGGCCCATACGTCGTCATCGACATCGGGGGCGGAAGCACGGAGTTCGCTTTCGGGGATACCGGGGTCGACTACTCCCGGAGCGTGGACATTGGTTCAGTCCGGCTCACCGAGCGTGCGGTTCGCTCCCGCCCGGCCCCCGAACGAATAGTCGATGAGGGCCGCGCGATCGTGGATCGTCTCTTCGAGGACGTTCACCTGCCGTCCTCCCCGAACTCAGTGATCGGGGTTGCAGGTACGTTCACGAGTCTCGCCGCGATCGTTCTCGGCCTCGAGCAATACGATCGCTCCAGGGTGCATCTGGCTCGTCTGCATGCACCGGACCTGGCCTCTGTGATCGATCGACTCCGGCGGCTCAGCATCCCCGAAACGGCAGCGATTCCTGCTCTGGATCCCGCCCGAGCTCCCGTCCTGCTGGCCGGAGCCATCGTTGCCGAGCGGGCGCTGGCACGCGTGGGAGTCGACTCGTTGGTGATATCGGAGCATGACTTGCTCGACGCCGCGGCCGAGAGCCTTCTTCCCGAACCGTAGGCGAATCATCCGGCATCGATCTCGTCGAGATCCATGCCGGATGCTGCAAGGCTCGACCAACGGTGTCGATCAAACCATTCCCGGAGCATTAGCCTGCAATCCAGCCCGGGTGGCGTAACAGGCAGCCGCGGGGGACTTAAAATCCCCTGCCCGGAAGGGCGTGTGGGTTCGAGTCCCACCCCGGGCACACGCCGTCCTCGAGAGGGGTCGGCCGGATTACCACGGCTTGTCCCGACCGACCCGGTGGAGACGCCGGAACCCCCTCGTTGCCGGATCGGGAGCGCCGCGAATGGTCCGAGCGATGTGAGGGGGAGGTCGAACGGCAGGTCGATGGGGCACGGCGATGCCTCCACTATCAGCGAGAATGGCATCGATGACCAACGACATCGCATATCAGGCCGCCCGTTCGGTGCACGCCGCGTTCACATCGTATGCGGACCAGTTTCGAGCGATCACACGCCGGGCCC
Protein-coding sequences here:
- a CDS encoding DUF501 domain-containing protein, coding for MINDQAAATIQLDRPLRATGEVVARCHLALPVVMRVPPVLDDGTPFPTLYWLTCPLALRRIGRLESVGGVKQMERLLESDEALTAAFARRHESYAAERDALVPADAPLRPEGGVAGLRRGVKCLHAHYGDFAAGGDNPVGALVAPWVEPLDCARPCVVGDGADVAWNPAWREPK
- a CDS encoding Ppx/GppA phosphatase family protein — its product is MTVAAVDIGTNSVRLLVLDETGRELERIVKVVGLGRGVDRSGSLSEDAMDRTVEVLGEFGRRTRLLDASRVRVVATSASRDAANSELFLDRAETALGVRPEVISGVEEARLTFAGAVGSVEDAGPYVVIDIGGGSTEFAFGDTGVDYSRSVDIGSVRLTERAVRSRPAPERIVDEGRAIVDRLFEDVHLPSSPNSVIGVAGTFTSLAAIVLGLEQYDRSRVHLARLHAPDLASVIDRLRRLSIPETAAIPALDPARAPVLLAGAIVAERALARVGVDSLVISEHDLLDAAAESLLPEP